A region of Candidatus Paceibacterota bacterium DNA encodes the following proteins:
- the gyrA gene encoding DNA gyrase subunit A, whose amino-acid sequence MDKDNGLVPESLDKNIIKKNISEEISSSYLSYAMSVIVARALPDVRDGLKPVQRRILYAMNEIGLTHGGKTRKSAAVVGEVLAKYHPHGDTAVYDTMARMAQDFSLRYPMVHGQGNFGSIDGDSPAAMRYTEAKLSALAEEMLADIDKDTVDFIPNYDNTKKEPTVLPARIPFLLLNGALGIAVGMATSIPPHNLGEVVDALLYLIDNPDCVTEDLLNYIKGPDFPTGGIIYDKKALVEAYSTGQGKVITRAKAEIVETKNSEEHIVVTEIPFLVNKAELIKKIASLVEEKTIEDIKDLRDESDKDGLRIVIELKKGAASQKILAKLYRYTELEKAFYFNVVALTDNGLQPKILPLKNVLEEFLNHREIVVRRKTAFLLDKAKARAHILEGLKKALDHIDEIIKIIRGSESKEDAVKNLIKKFDFSELQANAILEIKLQNLPKLERQKIEDELAEQRKLIAEYTAVLKDNKKLWKIIKDDLIEIKTKYNDPRRTQIVSRPADSMEEEDLVPTGETFIALSKSGYIKRLPATTFKIQKRGGKGVIGYEVKNEDDFLEKIISADLSDYLLFFTDRGRVFQVRAYEIGEASRTSRGKLIQNFLELGSDENVTAILNYKQADKSKYPYLIMVTKKGMVKKTSFKEYENMRRTGLLAIKLTKDDVLQWVGFSDGNSELVLGTHNGQAIRFGEKDARPLGRVSQGVTAIKLKKDDYVIGTLLLTGNAIKDNKAKIVVITEHGYGKVSDIKDYRKQKRSGSGIKTLKITPKNGNLIALMLWTEEEELLAMSKNGQTIRVSLASLPVLNRLTQGVRVMKLDDNDKISSISLV is encoded by the coding sequence ATGGATAAAGATAATGGACTAGTCCCAGAAAGTTTGGACAAAAATATCATTAAGAAAAATATCTCCGAAGAAATTAGCAGTTCCTATTTGAGTTATGCTATGTCTGTCATTGTAGCTAGGGCTCTGCCCGATGTGAGAGACGGTCTGAAACCCGTTCAACGCCGTATTCTTTATGCTATGAATGAAATCGGCCTCACGCATGGCGGAAAAACAAGAAAGTCAGCAGCTGTCGTAGGCGAAGTTTTGGCTAAATATCATCCCCATGGCGATACGGCTGTGTATGATACCATGGCGCGCATGGCTCAAGATTTCTCCCTGCGTTATCCTATGGTCCATGGGCAGGGAAACTTTGGTTCCATTGATGGTGACTCGCCTGCTGCCATGCGTTACACCGAAGCCAAGCTTTCTGCTTTGGCCGAAGAAATGTTGGCGGATATCGATAAAGACACTGTTGATTTTATTCCCAACTACGATAATACCAAAAAAGAACCGACTGTCCTTCCCGCGAGGATTCCTTTTTTACTTTTAAACGGTGCTTTGGGTATCGCTGTCGGCATGGCCACTTCGATTCCTCCGCATAATCTGGGCGAAGTAGTGGACGCCCTCTTATATCTCATAGACAATCCTGATTGCGTAACTGAGGATTTGTTAAATTATATTAAAGGTCCTGATTTTCCTACCGGAGGCATTATTTATGATAAAAAAGCTCTTGTAGAAGCTTATAGCACTGGCCAGGGAAAAGTAATCACCCGAGCCAAAGCAGAAATAGTAGAAACAAAAAACAGCGAAGAGCACATTGTTGTCACAGAAATTCCTTTTCTGGTAAATAAAGCGGAACTAATCAAAAAAATCGCTTCCCTAGTGGAAGAAAAAACCATCGAAGACATTAAAGATTTGCGCGACGAGAGCGATAAAGATGGTTTGCGTATTGTCATTGAATTAAAGAAGGGAGCTGCTTCTCAAAAAATTTTAGCTAAATTGTATCGCTATACCGAATTAGAAAAGGCTTTCTATTTTAATGTTGTGGCTTTAACTGATAATGGGCTGCAACCCAAAATTCTCCCCCTCAAAAATGTTTTAGAAGAATTCTTAAATCATCGCGAAATTGTAGTGCGTCGCAAAACCGCTTTTCTTTTGGACAAAGCCAAAGCGCGCGCTCACATTTTAGAAGGGCTAAAAAAGGCTTTGGACCATATTGATGAAATTATTAAAATTATCAGAGGTTCTGAGAGCAAAGAAGATGCGGTTAAAAATTTAATCAAAAAATTTGATTTTTCCGAATTGCAAGCTAATGCTATTTTGGAAATCAAATTGCAAAATCTGCCTAAACTGGAAAGGCAAAAAATAGAAGATGAATTAGCTGAGCAACGCAAATTAATAGCCGAATACACAGCTGTGCTCAAAGATAATAAGAAACTTTGGAAAATCATTAAGGACGACTTAATAGAGATTAAAACTAAATACAACGACCCTCGTCGCACCCAGATTGTTAGCCGGCCAGCTGATTCCATGGAAGAGGAAGATTTAGTGCCCACTGGCGAAACTTTCATTGCGCTTTCCAAAAGCGGTTATATCAAACGTTTGCCGGCGACTACCTTTAAAATCCAAAAAAGGGGCGGTAAGGGAGTAATTGGTTATGAAGTAAAAAACGAAGATGATTTTCTTGAGAAAATAATTTCTGCCGACCTCTCGGATTATTTACTATTCTTCACCGATAGGGGACGTGTTTTCCAAGTGAGGGCCTATGAAATAGGTGAGGCTTCTCGCACTAGCCGAGGCAAGCTCATTCAGAATTTTTTGGAGCTTGGGAGTGACGAAAATGTCACCGCTATTTTGAACTACAAGCAAGCGGATAAGAGTAAATATCCTTATTTGATTATGGTGACCAAAAAGGGCATGGTGAAGAAAACCTCATTTAAGGAATATGAAAATATGCGTCGCACCGGCCTGTTAGCTATCAAATTAACTAAAGACGATGTGTTGCAGTGGGTAGGTTTTTCTGATGGTAACAGCGAATTAGTTCTCGGTACTCATAATGGACAAGCGATTCGTTTTGGCGAAAAAGATGCTCGTCCCCTGGGACGTGTTAGCCAAGGGGTGACAGCCATTAAACTAAAAAAGGACGATTATGTGATTGGCACCCTGCTTCTTACGGGTAACGCCATTAAAGACAACAAAGCCAAGATAGTAGTAATCACTGAACATGGTTATGGCAAAGTGAGCGATATTAAAGATTATCGCAAGCAAAAACGCAGCGGTAGCGGTATTAAGACTCTAAAAATTACGCCCAAGAATGGCAATCTAATTGCTTTAATGCTTTGGACAGAGGAAGAAGAATTACTAGCCATGTCTAAGAACGGTCAGACGATTAGAGTTTCCCTTGCCAGTTTGCCGGTGCTCAACCGTTTAACCCAGGGTGTCAGGGTAATGAAATTAGATGATAACGACAAAATCAGCAGCATTAGTTTGGTCTAA